In Streptomyces violaceusniger Tu 4113, one DNA window encodes the following:
- a CDS encoding ROK family glucokinase: protein MSIYRERVHRGSARATVLRTVGTRERRSHLSAPRVPTVGIDIGGTKVMAGVVDADGIILEKLRTETPDKSKSPKVVEDTITELVLDLSDRHDVHAVGIGAAGWVDADRNRVLFAPHLSWRNEPLRDRLAERLDVPVMVDNDANAAAWAEWRFGAGRGEDHLVMITLGTGIGGAILEDGQVKRGKYGVAGEFGHMQVVPAGHRCPCGNRGCWEQYSSGNALVREARELAAAESPVAYGITDRVGGNIQEITGPLITELARQGDAMCVELLQDIGQWLGVGIANLAAALDPSCFVIGGGVSAADDLLIGPARDAFRRTLTGRGYRPEARIVKAQLGPEAGMVGAADLARLVARRFRRANRRRVERYERAGSSSPLRLAPRGQAGRE from the coding sequence ATGAGCATCTACCGCGAACGAGTGCACCGGGGCTCGGCCCGGGCCACCGTATTGCGGACCGTCGGCACCCGTGAGCGCCGCTCGCATCTCAGCGCGCCCCGGGTGCCCACGGTCGGCATCGACATCGGCGGCACCAAGGTGATGGCAGGGGTGGTCGACGCCGACGGCATCATCCTCGAGAAGCTGCGCACCGAGACCCCGGACAAGTCCAAGAGCCCCAAGGTCGTCGAGGACACCATCACCGAACTGGTGCTGGACCTCTCCGACCGGCACGATGTGCACGCCGTGGGCATCGGCGCCGCGGGCTGGGTGGACGCCGACCGCAACCGGGTGCTCTTCGCCCCGCATCTGTCCTGGCGCAACGAACCGCTGCGCGACCGGCTCGCGGAGCGGCTCGACGTCCCGGTCATGGTCGACAACGACGCCAACGCGGCCGCGTGGGCGGAGTGGCGGTTCGGCGCCGGACGCGGCGAGGACCATCTCGTCATGATCACCCTCGGCACCGGAATCGGCGGCGCGATCCTGGAGGACGGCCAGGTCAAGCGCGGCAAGTACGGCGTCGCGGGGGAGTTCGGCCATATGCAGGTCGTCCCGGCCGGCCACCGCTGCCCCTGTGGCAACCGCGGCTGCTGGGAGCAGTACAGCTCCGGCAACGCCCTCGTCCGCGAGGCCCGCGAACTGGCCGCCGCCGAATCGCCGGTCGCCTACGGGATCACCGACCGGGTCGGCGGCAACATCCAGGAGATCACCGGGCCGCTGATCACCGAGCTGGCCCGGCAGGGCGACGCCATGTGTGTCGAACTGCTCCAGGACATCGGCCAGTGGCTCGGCGTCGGCATCGCCAATCTCGCCGCCGCCCTCGACCCCTCCTGCTTCGTCATCGGCGGAGGCGTCAGCGCCGCCGACGACCTGCTGATCGGCCCCGCCCGGGACGCCTTCCGGCGCACCCTCACCGGCCGCGGGTACCGGCCGGAAGCCCGGATCGTCAAGGCGCAGTTGGGCCCCGAGGCCGGGATGGTCGGCGCCGCCGACCTCGCCCGGCTGGTGGCCCGCCGCTTCCGCCGCGCCAACCGCCGCCGCGTCGAGCGGTACGAGCGCGCCGGGTCCTCCTCCCCGCTGCGGCTGGCGCCGCGGGGTCAGGCAGGCCGCGAATGA
- a CDS encoding DedA family protein, which translates to MHAITDWLGGLSGPVIYAVVAALVFAEDALFFGFVLPGETAVVIGGVLASQGRAEVWWLAPAVVLAAIVGDSVGYEVGRHAGPRILATRPLRRHAARVGRAQELIRRRGPAAVFFGRFIAFFRAMMPALAGVSRMPYRRFLLFNALGGLVWGVGFTLLGYFAGTAYSRVEGLVGRGVAVALAAAVVAALAVWHVRRRRSVDAPVDGRSDAPASGRTDATARDQSAPEDDR; encoded by the coding sequence ATGCACGCCATCACCGATTGGCTCGGCGGGCTGTCCGGACCGGTGATCTACGCGGTCGTGGCCGCCCTGGTCTTCGCCGAGGACGCCCTGTTCTTCGGCTTCGTCCTGCCCGGCGAGACCGCCGTGGTGATCGGTGGCGTCCTGGCCAGTCAGGGCAGGGCCGAGGTGTGGTGGCTCGCGCCGGCCGTCGTCCTCGCCGCGATCGTCGGCGACAGCGTCGGATACGAGGTCGGGCGCCACGCTGGTCCCCGCATCCTCGCCACCCGCCCACTGCGCCGCCACGCCGCGCGCGTCGGCAGGGCGCAGGAGCTGATCCGCCGCCGTGGCCCCGCGGCGGTCTTCTTCGGCCGTTTCATCGCGTTCTTCCGCGCGATGATGCCCGCGCTGGCCGGCGTCTCCCGTATGCCCTACCGCCGCTTCCTGCTCTTCAACGCCCTGGGTGGCCTGGTCTGGGGCGTCGGCTTCACCCTGCTCGGCTACTTCGCAGGCACCGCCTACAGCCGCGTCGAGGGCCTGGTTGGCAGGGGCGTCGCCGTGGCGCTGGCCGCAGCCGTCGTGGCCGCGCTGGCGGTGTGGCACGTGCGCCGACGCCGCAGTGTCGACGCTCCCGTGGACGGCCGGAGTGACGCCCCCGCGAGTGGCCGGACCGACGCTACCGCACGTGATCAGAGCGCCCCTGAGGACGACCGCTGA
- a CDS encoding phosphatase PAP2 family protein — translation MPHVRHWPRLSVLLFLAAIALGLVAAHTSLIQPHDLAADRTIQTDTRTGWLNSVMLGVSYVASPVGGLVMLALWCGWLLFVRHRPVSAVSTFLVVAVGWNASEIGKLVVARNRPPAVYSLDPEIGSNSFPSGHVAFTVSAVTAAYFLARGSHRQRPVGVAAVVIVAVIAFSRLYIGAHYPTDVLGSVLISGAAILCLTGLWHAWLLPRLHLVPYLALFGPVPGPAVVAGGERHVEPVA, via the coding sequence ATGCCTCATGTGCGCCACTGGCCGCGCCTGTCCGTCCTGCTGTTCCTGGCCGCGATCGCCCTGGGCCTGGTCGCCGCGCACACCTCGCTGATCCAGCCGCACGACCTGGCCGCGGACCGCACGATCCAGACCGACACCCGCACCGGGTGGCTCAACTCGGTGATGCTGGGCGTCAGCTACGTAGCCTCGCCGGTCGGCGGCCTGGTGATGCTGGCGCTGTGGTGCGGGTGGCTTCTGTTCGTCCGGCACCGCCCGGTCTCCGCCGTGTCCACCTTCCTGGTGGTCGCGGTCGGCTGGAACGCCTCGGAGATCGGCAAGCTGGTCGTCGCCCGCAACCGGCCCCCGGCGGTCTACTCCCTGGACCCCGAGATCGGTTCGAACAGCTTCCCCAGCGGCCATGTCGCCTTCACCGTCTCGGCGGTGACCGCCGCGTACTTCCTGGCCCGCGGTTCCCACCGGCAGCGGCCCGTCGGCGTCGCGGCCGTCGTGATCGTGGCGGTCATTGCCTTCTCCCGCCTCTACATCGGGGCGCACTATCCCACCGACGTGCTCGGCTCCGTACTCATCAGCGGTGCGGCCATCCTCTGCCTCACCGGCCTGTGGCACGCCTGGCTACTGCCCCGCCTGCACCTGGTGCCGTATCTCGCGCTCTTCGGCCCGGTGCCCGGCCCGGCAGTCGTGGCGGGCGGCGAGCGACACGTCGAGCCGGTCGCCTGA
- a CDS encoding M56 family metallopeptidase: MRFSVYIPFVVSALLAVLAPWAARHLPPRPAAWALTCAVLVMAGGWVGALALLAFTRVGQIPEVAEQGPWSVTALRAENPVRSAVAVVCGLALTGSALCFGIAARRHLRDLLMARRHCRRLPAGELAVIDDPVPEAYALPGTPGRIVVSSGMLRALDGAERQALLAHERAHLRYRHHAFQIAWRLAAAVNPLLRPLATAGAFVLERWADEEAAAATGDRAVVARAVARAALAANGDRRHRGVLAADGGPVPRRVKALLAPALRPRRLPLIAGGLLLALCCGSLVEAAVETDEMFASAMYPHCPSAHHGPHEPFTDRTVARTAARSGDRLDVSLAARHDCRAGHRAEEREIRHQVQAGQ; this comes from the coding sequence ATGCGGTTCAGCGTCTACATCCCCTTCGTGGTCAGCGCGCTGCTCGCCGTGCTCGCCCCCTGGGCGGCGCGCCACCTGCCGCCCCGCCCGGCGGCCTGGGCCCTGACCTGCGCCGTGCTGGTCATGGCCGGGGGATGGGTGGGGGCGCTGGCGCTGCTCGCGTTCACCCGGGTCGGGCAGATACCGGAGGTCGCCGAGCAGGGACCCTGGTCCGTCACCGCGCTGCGGGCCGAGAACCCCGTACGGTCGGCCGTGGCCGTGGTCTGCGGCCTCGCCCTGACCGGGAGCGCCCTCTGCTTCGGCATCGCCGCCCGCAGACATCTGCGGGACCTGCTGATGGCGCGGCGGCACTGCAGGCGGCTGCCCGCCGGTGAGCTCGCCGTGATCGACGACCCGGTGCCGGAGGCGTACGCGCTGCCCGGGACCCCCGGCCGGATCGTGGTATCCAGCGGCATGCTGCGCGCCCTCGACGGCGCGGAGCGCCAGGCCCTGCTGGCCCACGAACGCGCCCATCTGCGCTACCGCCACCACGCCTTCCAGATCGCCTGGCGCCTCGCGGCGGCCGTGAACCCGCTACTGCGTCCCCTCGCCACGGCCGGCGCGTTCGTCCTGGAACGCTGGGCGGACGAGGAGGCCGCGGCCGCGACCGGTGACCGTGCGGTGGTCGCCCGCGCCGTCGCCCGCGCGGCGCTCGCCGCCAACGGCGACCGCCGCCACCGCGGGGTGCTGGCCGCCGACGGTGGTCCGGTCCCGCGCCGGGTCAAGGCCCTGCTCGCCCCGGCCCTCCGCCCCCGGCGCCTGCCGCTGATCGCGGGCGGCCTGCTGCTGGCACTGTGCTGCGGCAGCCTGGTGGAGGCCGCCGTGGAGACGGACGAGATGTTCGCGAGCGCGATGTACCCGCACTGCCCATCGGCTCACCACGGGCCGCACGAGCCGTTCACCGATCGCACAGTCGCCCGGACGGCCGCCCGGTCAGGCGACCGGCTCGACGTGTCGCTCGCCGCCCGCCACGACTGCCGGGCCGGGCACCGGGCCGAAGAGCGCGAGATACGGCACCAGGTGCAGGCGGGGCAGTAG
- a CDS encoding BlaI/MecI/CopY family transcriptional regulator, producing the protein MGGEDRGGTDGRRRAPGELESGVLAALWAADGPLTAAQVNERLPGDLAYTTVLTILSRLLDKGLVTRHKAARGYAFAPARDEATHTAGQMRSLLEHGSDREAVLSRFVDELSADDERLLQRLLGDHGEHREP; encoded by the coding sequence ATGGGTGGCGAAGACCGCGGTGGAACCGACGGCCGCAGGCGGGCGCCCGGAGAGCTGGAGAGCGGCGTGCTCGCGGCGCTGTGGGCGGCGGACGGCCCGCTGACGGCGGCGCAGGTCAACGAGCGGCTGCCCGGCGACCTGGCGTACACCACGGTGCTGACGATCCTGTCCCGGCTGCTGGACAAGGGCCTGGTGACCCGGCACAAGGCGGCCCGCGGCTACGCCTTCGCGCCGGCCCGGGACGAGGCCACCCACACAGCCGGGCAGATGCGCTCGCTCCTGGAGCACGGCTCGGACCGCGAGGCGGTGCTGTCGCGGTTCGTCGACGAGCTGTCGGCGGACGACGAGCGGCTGCTGCAGCGGCTGCTGGGCGATCACGGCGAGCACAGGGAGCCGTGA
- a CDS encoding MGDG synthase family glycosyltransferase, with translation MWYHSGSVELSSLGGPADLSEFPGLSSPGGPVDPGATGGVVPGARRAGPGGRIVIISASVGAGHDGAAAELADRLCASGYAVDRLDFLDLLPARLGRAISAGYHRILTHAPGAYQRIYAATERAGGSGPGARALLRSAERRTLQALRADTRAVVSTYFGASQVLGALRLRGRLAVPAITYLTDFSVHPLWVAAGVDFHLAAHDIPAAQARARGAARVLATGPVVAPRFKPATDRERQQARARFGLPPTAPLALLVAGSWGVGPIQQVACEIRATGAAVPVVVCGRNETLAGRLRAAGIEHAYGWVKDMPGLMHAADVLVQNAGGLTSLEAFAAGLPVASYGCIPGHGHTNAAALHDAGLATWVREPADLKPVLTELLDGPLGESRRAAGLALFATAPDSGPVAAILRACGAAAPDAGDTPPPSRRLSVRRSRRAARRLVVTGALATALWGTAVGTGIAATHSGGSVRQVIGHSLDHGGHRPDLAALASSVEDLF, from the coding sequence GTGTGGTACCACAGCGGCTCGGTGGAGCTGTCGTCCCTCGGCGGCCCGGCTGACCTCTCGGAATTCCCGGGACTTTCGTCGCCCGGTGGCCCGGTGGACCCCGGCGCGACCGGCGGCGTCGTCCCGGGTGCCCGGCGAGCGGGCCCGGGCGGGCGGATCGTGATCATCTCCGCGAGTGTCGGGGCCGGGCACGACGGCGCCGCCGCCGAACTCGCCGACCGCCTCTGCGCCTCCGGCTACGCAGTGGACCGGCTCGACTTCCTCGACCTGCTGCCGGCCCGCCTCGGCCGGGCGATCAGCGCCGGCTACCACCGGATACTGACCCACGCGCCGGGCGCCTACCAGCGGATCTACGCCGCCACCGAGCGCGCCGGGGGCAGCGGCCCGGGGGCGCGCGCCCTGCTGCGCAGCGCGGAGCGGCGGACCCTTCAGGCGCTGCGCGCGGACACCCGAGCGGTGGTGTCCACCTACTTCGGCGCCAGCCAGGTCCTCGGAGCACTGCGGCTCAGAGGCCGGCTCGCCGTCCCGGCAATCACCTACCTCACCGACTTCTCCGTGCACCCCCTCTGGGTCGCCGCGGGCGTCGACTTCCACCTCGCCGCCCACGACATACCCGCCGCGCAGGCCCGCGCCCGCGGTGCCGCCCGCGTCCTGGCGACCGGGCCGGTCGTGGCCCCGCGCTTCAAGCCCGCCACCGACCGGGAGCGGCAGCAGGCACGCGCCCGCTTCGGACTGCCCCCGACGGCGCCGCTGGCCCTGCTGGTCGCCGGGTCCTGGGGCGTCGGCCCCATCCAGCAGGTGGCCTGCGAGATCCGGGCCACCGGCGCCGCGGTGCCGGTGGTGGTCTGCGGTCGCAACGAAACCCTGGCCGGGCGGCTGCGGGCGGCCGGCATCGAGCACGCCTACGGCTGGGTGAAGGACATGCCCGGCCTCATGCACGCCGCCGACGTCCTCGTCCAGAACGCGGGCGGGCTCACCTCGCTGGAAGCGTTCGCCGCCGGTCTGCCGGTGGCCAGCTACGGCTGCATACCCGGCCACGGCCATACCAACGCCGCCGCCCTGCACGACGCGGGCCTCGCCACCTGGGTACGCGAACCCGCCGACCTCAAGCCGGTCTTGACCGAGCTGCTGGACGGCCCGCTCGGCGAGAGCCGGCGCGCCGCCGGTCTCGCGCTGTTCGCCACCGCCCCGGACAGCGGACCGGTGGCGGCCATCCTCCGGGCGTGCGGCGCCGCCGCCCCAGATGCCGGCGACACTCCGCCGCCGTCCCGCCGCCTGTCCGTCCGGCGCAGCCGCCGCGCCGCACGACGGCTCGTCGTCACCGGCGCCCTGGCCACCGCGCTGTGGGGCACCGCCGTGGGCACCGGCATCGCCGCCACGCACAGCGGCGGCAGCGTCCGGCAGGTCATCGGCCACAGCCTTGACCACGGGGGCCACCGCCCGGACCTCGCCGCCCTGGCCTCGTCGGTGGAGGACCTGTTCTGA
- a CDS encoding polysaccharide deacetylase family protein, whose product MTTARLARTSRALACAALPALAIAYAAPVVYTFGPLRNRLMPRLSGRGRADHVALTFDDGPDPLSTPFFLRLLEERGIRATFFLLGSAASRTPGLVREMAAAGHEIAIHGWAHRPLLLRGPRSTYDDLARARDSVGDITGRPPLLFRPPYGVMTTGAHLSARRLGLTPMLWTCWGEDWTSRATPDSVHRTVTADLDGGGTILLHDSDCTSAPGSWHNTLGALPRLLDTCEEYGLRVGPLSDHGIRASPTTPWPVLRPVHRPAASRRAGR is encoded by the coding sequence ATGACCACAGCCCGCCTCGCCCGTACGAGCCGTGCTCTCGCCTGTGCCGCGCTGCCCGCGCTCGCTATCGCGTACGCCGCCCCGGTCGTCTACACCTTCGGGCCGCTGCGCAACCGCCTCATGCCGCGCCTGTCCGGACGCGGCCGCGCCGACCACGTCGCCCTGACCTTCGACGACGGTCCCGACCCGCTGTCCACCCCGTTCTTCCTGCGCCTGCTGGAGGAGCGCGGGATCCGCGCCACCTTCTTCCTGCTGGGCTCCGCCGCCTCCCGTACGCCGGGCCTGGTAAGGGAGATGGCCGCCGCCGGGCACGAGATCGCCATCCACGGCTGGGCGCACCGGCCGCTGCTGCTGCGCGGCCCGCGCTCCACCTACGACGATCTCGCTCGCGCCCGCGACAGCGTCGGCGACATCACCGGACGGCCGCCGCTGCTCTTCCGGCCGCCGTACGGGGTGATGACCACCGGCGCGCACCTGTCCGCCCGCCGCCTCGGCCTCACCCCCATGCTGTGGACCTGCTGGGGCGAGGACTGGACCTCCCGGGCGACCCCGGACTCCGTCCACCGCACCGTCACGGCCGACCTCGACGGCGGCGGCACGATCCTCCTCCACGACTCCGACTGCACCTCCGCCCCCGGCTCCTGGCACAACACCCTCGGCGCACTGCCCCGCCTCCTGGACACCTGCGAGGAGTACGGCCTGCGCGTCGGCCCGCTGAGCGACCACGGCATACGAGCCTCCCCCACGACGCCCTGGCCGGTCCTGCGGCCAGTACACCGACCGGCCGCTTCCCGCCGCGCGGGCCGCTGA